One genomic region from Microscilla marina ATCC 23134 encodes:
- a CDS encoding DUF5606 family protein, whose amino-acid sequence MDLKKIAAISGKPGLFKVVKPTRSGVIVESLDKKKRKVVVGATSRMSVLKEVSIYTTDQEGSVPLANVILKIYQDFNEDIQKLNSKASSADLMAFLKSIVPDYDEEKVYVSDVKKLISWYKLIVENTPETLEELANGTHEEEEKEAKADEKEETEKKES is encoded by the coding sequence ATGGATTTAAAAAAGATTGCTGCCATCTCAGGAAAACCAGGGTTGTTTAAAGTAGTAAAACCTACGCGTTCTGGTGTGATTGTAGAATCATTGGATAAGAAAAAACGCAAGGTGGTAGTGGGAGCTACCAGCCGTATGTCAGTGTTGAAAGAAGTATCCATCTACACAACAGATCAAGAAGGCTCGGTGCCTTTGGCAAATGTTATTCTAAAGATATATCAAGACTTTAACGAAGATATACAAAAACTCAACTCTAAAGCCTCTTCAGCAGATTTGATGGCATTTTTGAAAAGCATAGTGCCTGATTATGATGAAGAAAAAGTGTATGTATCAGACGTAAAAAAACTGATTAGTTGGTATAAGCTAATTGTCGAAAATACGCCCGAAACATTGGAAGAGTTAGCCAATGGTACACATGAAGAAGAAGAGAAAGAGGCTAAAGCTGACGAGAAAGAAGAGACGGAGAAAAAAGAGTCTTAA
- the cdd gene encoding cytidine deaminase, with protein sequence MSQTDQRKKLDITLSIDVYDRPSELAPEYASLLKAAEKITHQAYAPYSNFLVGAAILLDDGTVVTGSNQENAAYPSGICAERTAIYYTGAQYPNRTIKAIAVAAQRGDEVFLPAAPCGACRQAMLEYEEKQPHNIQLILQGQEEKVYVVSSIADLLPLKFGKKNLNSGE encoded by the coding sequence ATGAGCCAAACAGATCAAAGAAAAAAACTCGATATTACGCTTTCTATAGATGTGTATGATCGCCCGTCAGAACTTGCCCCAGAGTATGCCAGCTTGCTCAAAGCCGCCGAAAAAATAACCCATCAGGCGTATGCCCCTTATTCCAATTTTTTGGTAGGCGCAGCCATTTTGCTGGATGATGGAACAGTAGTGACAGGGAGCAATCAAGAAAACGCGGCTTACCCTTCTGGTATTTGTGCCGAGCGAACCGCTATTTATTATACTGGTGCCCAATACCCCAACCGTACAATCAAAGCCATTGCAGTAGCTGCTCAGCGGGGCGATGAAGTATTTTTACCAGCTGCACCCTGTGGGGCTTGTCGCCAGGCAATGCTCGAATATGAAGAAAAACAGCCTCATAACATTCAGTTGATTTTGCAAGGTCAAGAAGAGAAGGTGTATGTAGTTTCGTCTATTGCCGATTTATTGCCCCTTAAGTTTGGTAAGAAAAACTTGAACTCTGGCGAATAA
- the yihA gene encoding ribosome biogenesis GTP-binding protein YihA/YsxC, with product MEVKSAEFIKSSTDYTQCPAVHQPEYAFIGRSNVGKSSLINKLTNRKSLAKTSQNPGKTQTINHFLINDRWHLVDLPGYGYAKASKTERKKWGKMINDYILKREVLLGIFVLIDARHEPQKIDLEFLEWLGEERVPFTMVFTKSDKLSSNKLPQAIASYRKAILRTWEEMPTHFVTSSVSGLGCDEILKFIRDVNKTFQH from the coding sequence ATGGAAGTTAAAAGTGCCGAATTTATCAAAAGTAGTACCGACTACACCCAATGCCCGGCAGTACACCAGCCTGAATATGCTTTTATTGGACGTTCGAACGTGGGGAAGTCTTCCTTGATTAACAAGTTGACCAATAGAAAAAGCCTGGCAAAGACATCTCAAAATCCGGGTAAAACCCAAACTATCAATCATTTTCTTATCAACGATCGCTGGCACCTGGTAGATTTGCCAGGGTATGGTTACGCCAAAGCAAGTAAAACCGAACGCAAAAAATGGGGCAAGATGATCAATGACTACATCTTGAAACGAGAAGTGTTACTAGGTATTTTTGTATTGATAGATGCTCGCCATGAGCCCCAAAAAATTGATCTGGAGTTTTTGGAGTGGCTCGGTGAAGAGAGAGTTCCTTTTACAATGGTGTTTACCAAATCAGACAAATTATCGTCTAACAAACTGCCTCAGGCTATAGCCAGCTACCGCAAGGCTATACTTAGAACCTGGGAAGAAATGCCCACTCACTTTGTCACTTCGTCGGTGTCAGGGTTAGGATGCGACGAAATATTAAAATTCATAAGGGACGTAAATAAGACTTTCCAACATTGA